In the Aneurinibacillus soli genome, one interval contains:
- a CDS encoding ABC transporter permease yields MSVALMGSMQSGFIFAIMALGVYLTFRILDFPDLTVDGSFTTGGAVAATLITAGTAPFLSTIASLGAGVIVGAMTGILHTKGKINPLLSGILSMIALYTINLRIMGKANVPLLGEDTLFTQFDEKWGDYGVLAAVAVIALLIKFLNDRFLHTEIGLAIRATGNNQRMIRSFSTNTDTTIILGLSISNGLVALSGALYAQYQGFADVSMGIGMIVIGLASVIIGEAIFGDKTIFRATFAVIGGAIIYRLVVALAMRVGLAPSDMKLMTALIVIVALVMPRISAGFKERKRRAAHAKTRADGNPSARERSEVKKHA; encoded by the coding sequence ATGAGCGTGGCATTAATGGGCTCGATGCAGTCCGGATTTATTTTTGCAATTATGGCACTTGGCGTATACCTAACGTTCCGGATTCTTGACTTTCCGGATTTGACAGTCGACGGAAGCTTCACGACCGGTGGAGCAGTGGCGGCTACGCTGATTACAGCAGGAACGGCACCATTTCTATCGACGATTGCAAGCCTAGGAGCAGGGGTTATCGTCGGTGCTATGACCGGGATTTTGCATACGAAAGGGAAGATCAATCCACTTCTTTCCGGGATTCTCTCCATGATTGCGTTGTATACGATCAATTTGCGTATTATGGGCAAGGCGAATGTACCACTGCTTGGCGAAGATACGCTGTTTACGCAGTTTGATGAGAAGTGGGGAGATTACGGGGTACTTGCAGCGGTTGCTGTCATTGCGCTTTTGATTAAATTTTTGAATGACCGATTCCTGCATACGGAGATCGGGCTGGCGATTCGTGCGACAGGAAATAACCAGCGCATGATTCGCAGTTTCTCCACCAATACAGATACGACGATCATTCTGGGTTTAAGTATCTCCAATGGTCTTGTGGCATTGTCTGGTGCATTATATGCACAGTACCAGGGATTTGCCGATGTATCGATGGGGATTGGGATGATCGTGATCGGCCTTGCTTCCGTTATTATCGGGGAAGCAATTTTTGGAGATAAAACGATTTTTCGCGCGACATTTGCGGTTATCGGCGGGGCGATTATTTACCGCCTTGTTGTCGCGCTGGCGATGCGGGTCGGCCTTGCTCCGTCTGATATGAAACTGATGACCGCATTAATTGTTATTGTCGCGCTTGTAATGCCGCGTATTTCGGCAGGCTTCAAGGAGCGCAAACGTCGGGCGGCACACGCAAAAACGCGTGCCGATGGAAATCCGAGTGCACGGGAGCGTAGCGAGGTGAAGAAGCATGCTTAA
- a CDS encoding ABC transporter substrate-binding protein, which translates to MKGKVKRLLPLAAAGMLTFLSACGGGGTDDKKSSSSAGGAETKTYKIGITQFVEHPALDAAREGFLKALKENGLEDKKNVEIDYQNSQADPTNVNTIAQKFASDKKDLILAIATPNAQAIAQNVKNTPVLFTAVSDPVSAKLVKDLQKPGGNVTGVSDTPPDAIPNTMKAIKDLFPNAKKVGIVYNSGEANSVANVRVAKEALGKLQLTPVDATATNTNEIKPAVESLVGKVDAIYVPQDNTAVTALKTIIGTANKNKIPLFVGELESVRSGGFAGVGFEYSDIGYETGKMAVKILKEGAKPGEIAIGYPNKLTLTINKAAAKAQGIDITKLPKEALDKWKPDMIDGKAAK; encoded by the coding sequence ATGAAAGGAAAAGTAAAACGGTTGCTTCCGCTGGCGGCAGCAGGTATGCTTACATTTTTAAGTGCGTGTGGGGGCGGCGGTACGGATGATAAGAAGTCATCTAGTAGCGCAGGCGGTGCTGAAACAAAAACATATAAAATCGGCATCACGCAGTTTGTGGAGCATCCGGCGCTTGACGCAGCTCGGGAGGGCTTCTTAAAAGCGCTCAAAGAGAACGGACTGGAAGACAAAAAGAATGTAGAAATTGATTATCAGAATTCACAGGCCGACCCGACGAATGTGAATACGATTGCTCAAAAATTCGCATCAGACAAGAAAGATCTAATTCTCGCGATTGCGACGCCGAATGCACAGGCGATTGCCCAGAACGTAAAAAATACGCCTGTACTGTTTACAGCTGTCTCAGACCCGGTAAGTGCGAAGCTGGTGAAAGACTTGCAGAAGCCAGGTGGCAACGTTACGGGTGTGTCTGATACACCACCGGATGCCATCCCGAATACGATGAAGGCGATTAAGGACTTGTTCCCGAATGCCAAAAAAGTCGGCATCGTGTATAACAGTGGGGAAGCAAACTCGGTTGCGAACGTAAGAGTAGCAAAAGAGGCACTGGGTAAACTACAGCTCACACCAGTAGATGCTACAGCGACGAATACAAACGAAATCAAGCCAGCCGTAGAATCACTTGTCGGCAAAGTAGATGCGATTTACGTGCCGCAGGATAATACAGCTGTTACTGCGCTTAAAACCATTATTGGTACAGCAAACAAAAATAAAATTCCGTTGTTTGTAGGGGAACTTGAGTCTGTACGCAGCGGTGGTTTTGCGGGTGTGGGCTTTGAATATTCGGATATTGGCTATGAAACAGGTAAAATGGCGGTTAAAATTTTAAAAGAGGGTGCTAAGCCAGGTGAGATAGCAATTGGTTATCCGAATAAGCTGACGCTGACGATTAATAAGGCAGCGGCGAAAGCACAGGGCATTGATATTACTAAATTACCAAAAGAAGCGCTGGATAAATGGAAGCCAGACATGATTGACGGTAAGGCAGCGAAGTAA
- a CDS encoding RluA family pseudouridine synthase has protein sequence MMNQEHKIARVLTFIVKEGDEHTENVRSFLRGYHGLSRSLLVELKQTKGILLNGVSTYLDHPLTEGDVVELCLPEEESENIVPQPIPFVSLYEDEDVLIVNKEAGLCVHPTMLHPDGTLGNAVVYHWLAQGVSRKFRPVNRLDKDTSGLLIIARSQYAHQQLADVQRAGGIKRQYEAFVHGIMSRDEGVIDAPIKRRDDSIMERMVHPDGQWARTNYTVLGRYQGFTHVRLVLETGRTHQIRVHMGHIGHPLLGDDLYGGTQEKIKRQALHSRRLSFPHPHTKEWLSFEAPLPPDMEAIKR, from the coding sequence ATGATGAATCAGGAGCATAAAATAGCAAGAGTGTTAACTTTTATTGTCAAAGAAGGAGACGAGCATACGGAAAATGTTCGTTCATTTTTGCGTGGATATCACGGACTATCGCGCAGCCTGCTTGTCGAGTTAAAGCAGACGAAGGGCATTTTGTTGAACGGAGTATCGACATATCTGGATCATCCGCTAACAGAAGGAGATGTCGTAGAGCTGTGTCTTCCAGAAGAGGAGTCGGAGAATATCGTACCGCAGCCTATTCCGTTTGTTTCATTATATGAAGACGAAGATGTGCTCATTGTGAATAAGGAGGCGGGCCTGTGTGTCCATCCCACTATGCTGCATCCGGATGGGACGCTCGGCAACGCGGTTGTATATCACTGGCTTGCGCAGGGAGTTTCACGCAAGTTTCGTCCGGTTAATCGGCTGGATAAAGATACGTCGGGTCTACTTATTATTGCACGCAGCCAGTATGCGCATCAGCAGCTTGCAGATGTACAGCGGGCGGGTGGCATTAAGCGACAATATGAAGCGTTCGTACATGGCATTATGTCTAGAGATGAAGGAGTCATTGATGCACCGATCAAGCGGCGAGATGATTCGATCATGGAGCGAATGGTTCATCCAGACGGGCAGTGGGCACGTACGAATTATACGGTGCTTGGCCGCTATCAAGGGTTTACACACGTTCGCCTGGTGCTTGAGACGGGACGGACCCATCAGATTCGTGTGCATATGGGCCATATCGGGCATCCACTGCTCGGGGATGATTTGTATGGGGGAACACAAGAGAAAATCAAACGGCAGGCACTCCATTCTCGCAGGCTGTCATTTCCACATCCCCATACCAAAGAGTGGCTTTCTTTTGAAGCACCACTTCCACCCGATATGGAAGCAATAAAACGATAG